TAAATCAAGGTATTTTTTATCTTCAATATCAATTATATAAGCACCATCGCCCTTTTTTATAAATACAGGCTCACTACCTACACTTTTAAACGCTCTTACAGGAGAATTAACCCCACCTGCTATTAATGTTTGTGCTTGTGCGAAAGCTTCTTTATTTGTCATTTTTTTCTCCTTTTTTCTTGATATATAAGTATAAATTTTTTATTTCTTCATTTGTTAAATAATAATTTGGCATTATATTTTTTGAACTTGTTTTACTAACTAAGGCTTTATAAAAATTCTCATAACTAATATTTTTAATACTAGGGATTATTACTTGAATGGTTTTTCCATTTTCTTTATAAGTAGCAAATATTTGCTCACTTCCATCAAGCCCGTGACATTTATCACAACCAATTCCCCTTGGGTTTTGATACAAGCTTAATTGATATTCATCTTTGCTTAAAAAATCACTATTAGCATAAACAAATACGCTAAAAACTAATAATATTAATTTTGATTTCATTTTATAATCCGTTGTTTTTAAGGGTTATAATACAATCTTTATTTTTATAAAGGTTACAAATTGATACTAGATGGAAAAAAATTAAGCAAAGAATTATACGCACAATTAAAACTCAAAATTAATGAGCTAAAAACCAAACCTTGCTTAGCTGTAATTTTAGTAGGAGATGATTATGCTAGTGGGGTTTATGTAAGAAGTAAATTAAAAGCTTGTAATGAATTAGGAATAATTAGTAAAGATTATAAGCTAGATAGTAGTATTAGCGAAGAAGAATTATTAAAAATCATAAGAGATTTAAATGATGATGATGGTGTAGATGCTATCTTAGTGCAACTACCTTTACCAAATCATATCAATAAAGACAATATCATAAACGCTATAAATCCTATTAAAGATGTAGATGGTTTTACTCCACTTAATTTAGGTTTAGTTTTAGCGAATTTAAAACCACATTTTTATGCTTGCACCCCGCTTGGAATTGATATTTTGATGAAGCATTATGGTATCAGTGTAAAAGGCAAAAATATTTGCATAATAAACGATAGTATCATAGTAGGTCGCCCACTTGCTGCTATGATGATTAATGAAGGTGCAAGTGTTAGCGTATGCCACAAATATACAAAAGATTTAAAAGAGCATACTTTAAACGCTGATATTTTAATAAGTGCTACAGGTGTAATTCATCTAATAAATGATGATTTTATAAAAGATGGAGCTATTTTAATTGATGTTGGGATTTGCAAAGAAATTGATGGCAAAAAACTATCAGGAGATTATCTTAAGACAAGTAATAAAGCTAGTATGATTACTCCAGTTCCTGGCGGAGTAGGACCTATGACTATTTATGCACTAATGCAAAACACATATGAAGCAAGATTAAAAAAGGAAGAAAATGCAAGAAAATAAAACAAAATGGCAAAAATTAGTTGATTTTTGGAATTCATGGACGGGGACTATTGTAT
This is a stretch of genomic DNA from Campylobacter sp. RM12651. It encodes these proteins:
- a CDS encoding bifunctional 5,10-methylenetetrahydrofolate dehydrogenase/5,10-methenyltetrahydrofolate cyclohydrolase, translated to MILDGKKLSKELYAQLKLKINELKTKPCLAVILVGDDYASGVYVRSKLKACNELGIISKDYKLDSSISEEELLKIIRDLNDDDGVDAILVQLPLPNHINKDNIINAINPIKDVDGFTPLNLGLVLANLKPHFYACTPLGIDILMKHYGISVKGKNICIINDSIIVGRPLAAMMINEGASVSVCHKYTKDLKEHTLNADILISATGVIHLINDDFIKDGAILIDVGICKEIDGKKLSGDYLKTSNKASMITPVPGGVGPMTIYALMQNTYEARLKKEENARK